One Vespula vulgaris chromosome 7, iyVesVulg1.1, whole genome shotgun sequence genomic window, taGTTATAAGTTTTAATGATTCGATAAATGATCAAAATCATTCtgatatcaataatattaatatttcagttGAGTTACGTATAATTTGAGACACCAGATTGATAAATCACGTGATATAAATTGGCGGTTTGATATTCGATCTACCAATAGAATACGAATGATttgtaagaataagaaagaaaaattaaagaaaaaaattaaaaatatatattaatgatttttaaatatttagttGATTGCACCTTAATGATTTTCAGAAATATCAgggaaaaaatttaaataatttttaattttatagtaGATTTAAAAACGCCGCTGTCCGCCATGTTTAAAATGTCGTTTACAGGCAAGTTGAGTACAGtttgttaatagaaataaaaagtgtcTCCTCTTATTCCGGTCAATCACtgatcgtttatatttttcatgttgGTGTATTTAATGCTGTATTGgttgttgaaaataaaattgaatttaccGAAGAATTAAAACACAAAAATGAGGAATCTGTGGTATTATTGTTTGTATTTGAAGTTGGATCGGTATACGATGACATGAACGTACCTTGtttttacgaaaaagagaTGTTCTGGTCTTTTTTATGGCATATTGTCAATACGagaatataattcttttcttaaagTTAATTTATCCGAAAGATTTACGATTTGAAGAAATTGCaatgttaaatttttactTACTGCTTGAATATTTTATGCAAGAATATATGATCCGTtttatataaaggaaaatgaaatttgtagTTTTGTAGAAACatggaatataaatatactctggaagatatcttttataatatataaatataatcggaAAAACTTTCTAGGtagattattattcatataattataatatcttaatCTATTTAATGTATACATGGTGAATATTCGTATATGGATAATCCATTTTTTCAGTAGAAATAATGTCTACAAAGaatcataatttaaaagtttgTTGTTTCTGTGGTCTTACAGAAGACAATGAATTAGAATTTGGTAAATTTCATGAATATCGTGGTATTGTTACACATTATTACTGTTTGGTAAgtacttaaatataaatgaattttatttttaactataCTTTATTTCTGTGTTAGCATTGATagaaactatataaatattcattaccTTTTAGTTATTATCTTCTAATATGGAACAGAAAGGTAATGATAATGAAGGTATTTTAGGATTTTTAGTAGAAGATATACGAAAAGAATTGCGTAGAGGAAAAAGATTGGTAAGATGATGATTAAGATAGgtttatttcattgtaatctattttattttatattattctattttccataaagatttatattcatattttggatttatattttaagatatGTTTTTTCTGCAAAAAAAATGGTGCCACATTAGGATGTTGCAATACTAAGTGTAAACGGATATTTCATTATCCTTGTGGCTTAAGAGCTGGAACTCTTCATCAATTTTTTGGTGAATTTAGGTAATTGTCAATAGTTAAACGTGTTTAAAAAAGTCTTAGCCTTTTGGCtcatataaattcatatatttttagattaataATCAAGATAttcattgtatttattattgattatttgataatgattatagaatagaaataaagtcATAAAAATTTTAGGTCATATTGTATAAAACATAGGCCCAAACAAAAATTTgacgaatacaaaaaaaatgtagtTAAGGAGAATACAGAtacattatgttatatatgttatgATAATGTTAATCCAAAAAATTTTATCGGGACATTATGGGCACCTTGCTGTAAAAAGGATGCTTGGTTTCATAGAAAGTGTGTTCaggtaaattaattatttattaacttgtaattatttaatatatacaataataattaatatttaataattaaaaatatcaataaatataaatgttttgtatcgataactttttcttttttgtagcAATTAGCTATGAATGCTGGTTATTTCTTTAAGTGTCcactatgtaataataaaaaagaattccaAAAAGCAATGTTACAACATGGTATTTTCATCCCAAGTCAGTAAGTAATATATCTACAAGCATATATAGGAAGATTAATACTGAAatgcaatatttaatttataacaaatatttatttatccaatattatatgtttctttacttCATAGGGATGCATCTTGGGAACTTGAACCAAATGCATTTCAAGAACTTTTATATAGACATGACCGCTGTGATGCTATAACATGTTTATGTCCAAAAGGCAGGAATTATACAAGCATGAATGCGTGAGTAGTAGATTTAATTTAgtaatagaattatatttctgtaaggcaataatattattacttttacttaGAATTATGttgtataatattgtatactagaataatatatgttattttacTAGAAAATGGGAATTAGCTTTATGTCGGACATGTGGTTCCCAAGGGATTCATATGGCATGTGGACAATTAAAATGGGCCAATCCTGTGTGGAGTTGTGATGAGTGTATATCCATATTAGGTggtataattattgttattattgatttcatttcttttaaattcttaggaaaaattcattagaatatatattaattataatagaatagaatagaatagaattagaatagaatgtatattaatttattcttattttactttacaGATAAAGTACAGCAGTCTGCAAAGAATGTACCAGAAACAATAAAGTATGTATGCTTTACcattatcaaatttaaaagatttataatgatattatttgttttgtcTTTTAATGTAATCTGTAGTtcttataatttgtttttttcagtATTACCTATCGTGACATAGATACAGATACCAGTGATTCAGAAATTTCTGTGGGTGGTACACAAGATAAAGATAACCTTTCTATGTTATCATATTCACATGCATGTCCTGCACCTCAATCTTTTAAGCTAAcatcaaatgaaatttcaacaaagtatgtatatatatatgtatatatttatacaaatttacaCACTCATGTTCTTACAGATTTTtagtatttgatttttaatgatgacacactttttttttatgtattatagtaCTGCATGTGAAAATAACTGTAGCAGTTCTAGTCAAAACGTGTCTGCAACATCATCAGTAAATTTTCAAGGAAGAAGTACTAATGTTGTTGCTTTGTCATTAtctgaagataaaaatatatcacaaatagatcaagaagaaaatctatcacaaacagaaaaaagtgtattacaaaaaaataaaacaagcgGTATATTGCAAACAGATCAGGAAAAAAGTGTATTgcaaaaagatcaaaaaaacattatattgCAAACAGATCAAGAAAAAAGTGTGTTACAAactgatgaaaaaaaaaatgtattaaaaacagatcaagaaaaaagtatattagaaatagttcaagaaaaaaatgtgttaCAAAAAAATCAAGGAAAAAGTGCATTAGAATCaagtcaagaaaaaaatatattacaaacaaCTAAAGATAAAAACTTTCAAAGTATGCAAGTATCGATTTCAAGTAGCAAGGTTGATTTGATCTTGATCGATAGTGATGAAGATGACATTGAAGTGAGTAATTCAaccaattaatttattaatattattaaattataggAGACTAACCATATATTCATATTGTATAGATCATTAGTACTTCAAAAAGATTAAACATTGAAGATCTTACTAGCTATGATacaaaaactaaaataaataatttggatcaatccaaaaatatttcatttattcaatCAGAGATGactgaaaagagaaataatgaaattaaagaggaaaaaaaattttcaggTAATTTAAAAGcaacaaaaagaatatgaaactgtaactatagataatataaaaaataatatatttccagGAAATGAAAACCATAGGAATTTTGATAATTCACCTGTTATGAATATCAAGATTAGTAATGTAACATCTGTATCGCCTGAAGTTTTTGAAAATGTACCTGATCTGAAAAGTTCAGgtaatcataaattattagaagTAAATTCTAGTCCTTCAATGAACTTTAGTAATACCGAAGAATTTCAAACTAAAAATACAAGACTATCATCTTCGAAATGTCACTGTAATGAAGTTGGAATAAACTCAAAAAGAAAGCACGaaacaaatatatgtgtaattgGAACTCATACGAATGGAATAAAGACTGTGGTGATAGATAAATCTAAAAAAGTGAAAGTAAATgatttagaagaaaatatgaaagctTCATGTAGCGCTATTTCCTATAATGAAGCTAAACTGCAAAATGAAAATCCaattaatgtaaaattgtCGCAAAAAAGTATGGAAGATAGAAGCACCTATATGAATCAACAAATTTTTGAGTcaagtaattataaaaagaataaaatttctcatAAAAGCAATActacaaatatatttccttCAAAGCTGCAATTAACAAATCATAACATAACAGAAAACCAAATTAACAATACTTCATCATTGATTTCTGATCAATCTACTAGTGCAGATGTAATTGTTACTCATGTTCAGAATAGTAATACATACCAATCATTGAACACAGAACAAAATTTTACTAATACTAAAATGATGTCATCTCAAAATTCTGATGGTTTGGGAATTAAAGATGAAATACGATCCATTTTGAGACAGGTGagtatttaatgtaatatatttttattatatcattctaTAACAATCATATAATCatagaaagttaaaaataataaataaagttataaataatatgtattctatatttgtttgtttaccCGCACTAAACAAATTATTGTTATCTTAGCTGTAATTTTGTGCTTTATGTAaatgcaaatattatatttcgtttatgcaaatattatatttgataaatgcTAACAATCGATTAACGTAATGGAAAATATGATGAGAAATATTATGGTGCGGGGagtaaattttatcaaattgatTTCCCCGTACCTCCTCTCCAGTGTATGTCTTGGGATTCTAACAGTGCGACGGGAATGCAGGCACCAGTTTTGCTAGTGAATCAACAGACGACCATGCCAGAACAAAAGATGATCGGATTCATCCAAAAGGAGCAtcagttaaaagaaaatggacaAAATTATTACAGCCTTCAGACTTCAGAGGAAATGGCTGTGATGAACAGTAAGTTATAAGATAACAAATGATTCATAAATAcggaatttattatttaagtgacaattattacttttacagTATCCCATCAAATGCGTGCAGTGTGTTCTCCGAAATTGCAAGTAACCCTAACGCCTGTGATAGACCTAGACTGATACCAGAATCAGTACAATTACAAGATCTTAAATTTAAAGTTTGTGATTCTAATAATGTACAGGTATATAATAatctctaaaatataaaattagctAAAGTGTAAGACATATTTCTATAAAGATTTTTGCagtgattatttattttttatttctattagatgattttatatgatacgttttctgtaaatattaaaatggatACTGCCACAAAGAATCATGTAAAAGATTCTTCCACGTCCACAGGAATATCAAGCATGAGAAATACATTATTGGAAATGAACGACGAATCAACAGTTGCTACTTGCAGCCGCACTTCAAATCCGTATAATCctcatttaattaatgataaagataAGCATACTTCCGATACAATTGTAAGTAAAAACGTTATTAACCAACGTgataatgtaaaagaaaattttaatccaATTATGCAAACATTTTTTGccaatatatcaaataatttcagTATAGTAAACGCATTCGACGATAAATGTCAATCGATGACAAGATAAAATCGCATGGAAAATGATATTTTggtatttgaatttttctccACGCGAAATTGACATATACAGCGTATTTtgcgatatataaaaaatgcgatgataaaaatgagatGATGACTCCAAAGGTGAAACTTCGTTCCCTTTGGAATGTTACTATCAATGATGATTTGGGATGATGTGTGTATAGCAAgtggtataattaaaaaggaaactaCTTAATTTCTGATATTGACTTCcaattgaatattatatgtGCGAATATTCATACATTAATACTTCTATACACAAAAATATTGATagtaatttaattctaataacaATATACATCATGTACTCACGAAGTTCTTTAGTAGCGATCATATTGTTGATTATTATGGACATTccaattattacaatattataaaactggGCGTTAGATTTGCCCAATACTAATGACTTATTCAGTGTATTTAAGGAATATCCTAAAAGAcgtattgataaaaatatacgcAATATGATATATCTCGTGTTTGGTGTAGTATTCTTCTTATAAAGCTATAAGGATGATTATGAATAAAGGTatgtatcaaaataaaaaagaatgaatctGAGTTAACATTAGATGTAATTGAAATgcaaaatcttaaaaaaaaattaaaacaaacttattttccaaatatatattataacaactTTTATCGTAGATATGAgcatatttatcattaaaaaactaatattattaaaattgcaagataaattgaaataaaattgagatAAGAACGTAATaatgtgaaaaaaattatatcattatcgaACTGTAGATGcattataaaagaatagataaaatatatggtatttaaataaaaagtacaaaattttttaataagtcGATGTTATATCATTGTCAAAATATGTATGGAAACTTAGATATTGTGCCACAAATTTTCGAATATGCTAACCATcacgaattaaataaaattatattttatttattgatgttatatatatatatatatatatatatatatatatatatatatataatgtctgacttgttctattttttaattctacgaAATTTATCTTCTCTACGAATTTGTATTTGTTCTCAGACACAACGTTTGTTCTAAACTCGTAGGTGTTGATAAAATCGATGGTAATCCCTTGTGAGGAGTCTGGATTTAAAGTGAAAGATTTCTCGAATAAGATACGTCGAGTTCATGAAGAAAAAGCTGTAATCGTTAGTATTGCTGCGGCTGCGTCTCAAGGATAAACTTACTTGCGATAAATAACGTTAAGTTTAGGCTGTACGTACGTTGACGACAAACGGTGGGGAGACTCTATAAAGCCAGAATTGCGAATGATCCTCTTCTCAGTCGCGGATGTTCCCCGATGGAGTGGAGTGTTCAGAAAATTACGTGCTTTCTATTGATCTTTGCTATCCTGGGATGCTTCTTAGTTGGAGCTAAAAGAGACTTTGACTATACTGATTTTGGTATTGTTACAACTTAAATTAATTGATAGTAGacttaaacaaaattatacgtTATCGTAAacataatagtaaaaaaacataatagtcaaaaaaaaaaaataataagagaaattgtttctttcattttatgtaaaattatatatttagtttCATTGTATGGTAAGCCCACCCCgttacgcatacatatatatatatacatatacatatatatatatatatatatatatatatatatatttgataaaatgatatagtgactaaattatgaattataatttacTAAATTATGATATAGGAAAAAATCCTGTCTTCCTCtccttaaaatattaatatgtttattGCAGTACTGGTATTTagttatttacataaaaattaataatcggcAAATcatattccaaaaaatataaaattttataatatcttatttatgtatttataaaatacacgaATAAACTGTATTTATGGGCATTTATTAATGTTGTTATATTATTGATCTGTTATATTGCTTGTAAATGGATAATTTCTTTCAGATCTCAAATTGAATGCTCTTTTTAAAGTTatcaaatacatacataaacgaCCGCAACAGATGACGATTGGTACTATTTATGCGATTACTTTAACAGAAGGTGAGagtatttctatatacataaaaagcAACTTAtgttaatcgttaataatatttaacatatataaaaatattcaatataaatatatatgtatatatatatgtatatttttcggAATAGTCTTTTTAGTAAAAACACTATTGCATGAAAATACTTGTTATCTTGACAAAACGTATCTCCATGATTTGAGAAAATTATTGGAATTTTCTTACACAACGCggaaaattttaacaaatgcaATTATTCCGATAAATGAAGAGATGAAAATGTGTAAGTATTCAATTACTTTATGTTCGTACATtatgtttgtatttatatatcaatatatcttACACGTTGATCTATACTTGctgaaaatattgattattagtaaaaaaagtattgaaCGATCCAAAATTTTGGATGCGAGAAATATCTTGGAAAAATCAAACTTTGGGTGCGGCACTGCCGCTTCCATCTCAAGGATTATCGTATGCGAATAGCGAAGATTTAATGATGAAAGGAAGACCGAAGGAGTACGAAAGTGATTATTGTCTTGTCGGAattgttaaacaaaaatttaacgaaTGTTCGATACCTTACAAATGCATACAAATGATAATGAATAAAGATAATCCAAAAGGATATCCTCTTACGCATAGATTACTTATTATACAAACTTTAAGAGCAGTAAGTTTATCAGTAAACATagttgtttaaatatttcatcaaagaaaaagatacgataacgttatgtaaatataaatgaatattatagaTGGGATGTAAGGAAAATCGAATGATACCATTTTTGAAATTGTTACCTACTTATTGTTCTCGTATTCTTCAAGATATGATAGACATTGAAGCGATCGGATTTCCTTATAATGCACGAGATCTATTAATGGAACAAGGTAAAGAATTATGACGTTTacttataattatgataattctAAAATTGATCCTTGTATGTCACTTGAATTATAGTTGTTTTATGTGGATCAGAAGGATATTTGGAATTCATGGATAAACATTATGAGGATTTAATTTTAAGCTGGTCTCATCCTAGTGGTTGTTACAGCGCATTTGGGTAtgcgagtatatatatatatatgtgtgtgtatgtgtatatatatccatttatattacgatttcttaacatataataaatatttttgaattttttaaattctttaacaGTTATGGAGAGTTTATACCGAAAAGTAATATGAATACCGATTTTGGATGTGATAGCCACGCTACAGGTCTTGGAGCTGCAAGTTTAGCATTATTTATTCGCAAAGATATAGAAACTGCATTCCaataaatatagattaaatttttatttttacgtacgtatatacataaatacaaacatatatagtAAATGAGAAACAACGAatgattcaataaaaatatcatggaaatacgttattatttttatgtgacCATTGTActgatttatttgttttattataagataattcgaaatatttccttccgtatgttttaaaaaatttaaattattcgcgATTATTTTTAACTCGCGGTTAAGATACGTCAACCAATCACGTTCTTTGTGCTAATAATCGATTCATCGATTGGTTAGTTATTGGCTATGAATCGATATATTCAAGTCACATGACTTCCAACCAATAAGCATAATCGAATATCCAGCTTCTCTTTTGCCGCTACTACCTTTGGAGAAGGTTATTGTTTTTACAGTACTCCCACGCTTTTTTATCCCTACCATGAACTAAACACGGTAGTTGTCGATCGTTGCCCATTGTTGCTCATTGCGATTGCGGTGAAAAAATGTCTTATGTatacttatttcattttataatttaaaatatggaCAGTGAACGAATAAGGAACGACTCGcaaaaaacaaatgaaaatgttgaagatagaaaatataagacAGATCTTGGATTGTCTACAACTGCGGCTTTGAGTATTTTACAAAGTGATATTAAATGCGTTTTACAAGATTACGAAGATGAATGCAGAAGAAACAAGTAATCGAATATTAAACGTTCCTCTTAACTGATTAATAATGTTCGATTGcatgttatttatttaggGTTAACTACAGTCCAGTTTGGTTAAGTGTCATTATTAAAACTTCAAATTAATCAAACATAGAAAAAGCTGACACAGCGCTGATCCAAAGGATTTGTTAAGACTTTTAAATGTCGACAATTTGtgcaatttttctttgaaagttCTATTTTGACTACTTGTTTATGTTAtgattatatgttatataatttgacatataacatatgtatgtttagAAGATACAAAGCTTGGCTGAAGGATGCATTACATCATCGTAGTCAATATACAACTCTTTGTTGGACATCAGCAATTGCATTGTTAATCAATGGGCTCacacttattattatatatttgtctataGGCGAAACATGgtacgaaatataaaatatagaatatcttcattttataAGCTATGTATTATGaatgttgaaatatataaatgttctaTTATAGGTATTCAACACTGCCATATGAAGGATTAATCATTTGCTGCTTAACaatcttaaattttattctagtTGTGTCAGATAACAAATTACGTCATAATGAGATTCCTAGTAGAATTTATGTTCTTTTAAAACAACTTGAGAGTATGTTAATTTGTagaacaattattatatactttatatacaatagtaaaatttatttaaagaattaattttgtattattatattttagatgCACAAGCTAGATGTAAATGGAATGTTGAAAATTATCCACATTTATGTACACCTCTATCACCATGTTTAACCTTACAATGGACATATCGCGATGGCCAAATAGTTAATTTACCTTGGGCATTACTAGTTGTTGGAGATATAATTGTGATGAAACCTGGTCAACAGTCCCCTGGTTATTGTGTTCCATATGATGTGAGTTTTCCATGAATTAACCTTTTTTTGTAAAGTAATAGCTTAATGATTTATGTACAATACTCTTTATTTCTAGGATCCTGATGCATCAGCTTTGCATACACGAGAAGTTTATAGCCCACCAGTCCATAgtgtaaatgaaatattttccacACCACAATCAAGGCTACCATTGAAAAATAAGTTATACAAATTACAAGAAACTCCATATTTGACAAATCTTAGAATGGCTTTAGATCAGGCTCTTGACAGGCCTGTTACGTATCATAATCGCAAACGTTTTCTTGTGATGGTCTGTTATATAGAACAATTGGCCTATCCACTTATTTTAAGTATCATTGTGGCCATTAATTTGTTTCGTTACTTATATCTGTCAGAACTCTTTGGTATAGGAAGCTGGGTTGAAATGTTTCTATTACAACCAGTAGCAGTGACTCTTCCATTATTACCAGTAATTTTTCCTACTTGCTGGATTTTTTTAAACTGTATGGGAATGGCACGTTTTAAAGCTCTGTGCAAGCTTTATCAGTCTTCAAAGAAACTTCAGGTTagacttttgtttttataatatacagctatataaagtatcttttataatatatacatcttttataataaagataatacatGTAGTTTGTAGATCCTTTCGAAGATGCAGATATTTCAACTCCAAGTCAtcctgaaataatttataattggtTTGAATTGAAGGaacactttttaaatattctttgtgGAAAAGAGCATATGATGTCAAGATCTGCAAATATTCTTCATGTTTTGGGTTCTGTCACAGTATGtggaattatatatgttagatGTTAACACATCCATGGACACAACGTGAATAGATAATTTATGCACAGAAAAAGTCATGATATTTTGTAAAGTATGAAACATACAGGTCAGTTGTATAATCacagtatatttatatagtatattattcaATAAGCACAAGTACTTTGAATATCCACGAATGTGTTAACATCATAACATATGAAGGTATCAAAAagtcttataaaatatatgtattttaggCATTATGTTGTGTAGATAAGAAAGGCATTCTTTCTTGGCCTAATCCAACTGCAGAAAAGGTTTTCTTCCTACATAATTCCAATACTTTATCAGCAGCTTCAaggtgaataataaatatatttgaataatatgtaaaaataacataaaaaaacatgggatttactatataattattttctattagcacTGGCAGTTTAGCAAAAACAACAGAGCCTATGCCCAATGAGgagaatacaaaagaaatttccAATAGGGCATGTTATGTGCAACATggtaataatttgtaataataaaaaagtaagaatcttcattatgataatttttttttttttttttgcagagATATCTCATTCTACAGCAGAAGTATTGGATCTTACACATGACCATGCTTTACCATTTCGTTTGCAATTTGACGATCATTCTTGGAGACAacatttaaattcattaaaaccTCTGGGTTTAGCAATTCTTTTGAACACATGTAATATGGAAACTCAAGAACATTATACTCAATTTTGTTGCCATGTTACTTGTGAAGCTGTTTATAACGAAAATCTTGTGCCGGTCACAAACAGAcggtatattttataattatattataatttgctGAGTCATGAAGAATTGTattagaatcttttttcttgtgttGTTAGATGCCTATGCGAATTGGCGAAGCAAATTGGATTTCGAGATCAAgcacaaaaaatatttcaattagaaAGGCAATTATCTACATTCAGACATGTGGTATGTTATAAACAGTTATAAAACAgctcattatatatatttattcttgaacttttaataaatataattgattgaTTTCAATTTATAGCAAGCAGACAAAGttaaaagagatattaaatttgcACGATCTCTGAGTATTGCAACAAAGTTGAAATTTCCATTCCCGCATATGGTTGCTGTGGTGGTAAAAGAACGTAGCGGTGGTAGTCTACAATTGTTAACACAAGGTACTGCAGATATAATTCTTGATTCGTGCATTGAATTTTGGGACGGCCATGATCTTTGTCCCCTTTCTGCGTCTGATAGGTATATTTTTCACGATTCatcttaatatattaattgtgaCTTAATTCATCACAATAAGTTTACAAAACAGTTTCAATCatgttttctatataaatacgttAATTGTGTATTTTTTAGGAAAAAAGTACAagatttttatcaaagaaCAAGTTTAACATCATACTGTACTGCATTTGCTTATAGACCATTAACTAAAGGTGTTAATAAGAGAAtgtcagaaatatatatagaacttCCTGCAGACagtaaacatttatatactcCGCACAGAAGTCCAACTCCCCTACCATGGGATTTTAGAAATGTTCTTGACcctaaaataaaaggaatgcTTGGACAATTTCATTCTACAGGTAAAattagtatttaatatatttagtataaGTTATTATgttcaaatgtatatttatatatatttttattacagattCCTTATTgtgtaatgaaaataatgatgatgatgtaaATGATGTTGAAAGTTGTTTTGAACTTCAATGTAATCAAGTATTTATAGGAATGGTAACTATGCAGTATCAAGCTCAGACTGACATGGTAAAATATTGTGTTTGTTAATGAGATTATAtccataaatttatttgtgtTTATCTATTACGTACTTACCAGGTCCAGTTGATTGAACAGTTAGAAAGGGCCTGCATAAGATTCGTTCATTTCAGTAAAGAGAATGAATTACGTTCTCGTGTATTCTCGGAAAAAATGGGACTTGAGAGTGGATGGAATTGTCACATATCATTGCTCACAGAAAGGACTAGGTAAATAATcataatcttatatatttattatttgcaaatttctggcttttttttttgtaatggGAAAA contains:
- the LOC127065036 gene encoding transmembrane protein 94; protein product: MDSERIRNDSQKTNENVEDRKYKTDLGLSTTAALSILQSDIKCVLQDYEDECRRNKRYKAWLKDALHHRSQYTTLCWTSAIALLINGLTLIIIYLSIGETWYSTLPYEGLIICCLTILNFILVVSDNKLRHNEIPSRIYVLLKQLENAQARCKWNVENYPHLCTPLSPCLTLQWTYRDGQIVNLPWALLVVGDIIVMKPGQQSPGYCVPYDDPDASALHTREVYSPPVHSVNEIFSTPQSRLPLKNKLYKLQETPYLTNLRMALDQALDRPVTYHNRKRFLVMVCYIEQLAYPLILSIIVAINLFRYLYLSELFGIGSWVEMFLLQPVAVTLPLLPVIFPTCWIFLNCMGMARFKALCKLYQSSKKLQFVDPFEDADISTPSHPEIIYNWFELKEHFLNILCGKEHMMSRSANILHVLGSVTALCCVDKKGILSWPNPTAEKVFFLHNSNTLSAASSTGSLAKTTEPMPNEENTKEISNRACYVQHEISHSTAEVLDLTHDHALPFRLQFDDHSWRQHLNSLKPLGLAILLNTCNMETQEHYTQFCCHVTCEAVYNENLVPVTNRRCLCELAKQIGFRDQAQKIFQLERQLSTFRHVQADKVKRDIKFARSLSIATKLKFPFPHMVAVVVKERSGGSLQLLTQGTADIILDSCIEFWDGHDLCPLSASDRKKVQDFYQRTSLTSYCTAFAYRPLTKGVNKRMSEIYIELPADSKHLYTPHRSPTPLPWDFRNVLDPKIKGMLGQFHSTDSLLCNENNDDDVNDVESCFELQCNQVFIGMVTMQYQAQTDMVQLIEQLERACIRFVHFSKENELRSRVFSEKMGLESGWNCHISLLTERTRSESPVGCWVSQAAAMSSPTPSTQSHQHKYSCMDEASHLLNRISPRSNLDSSRAMSMSAPSAINTDISTVRFEDEPAEWNYTGPIQAKSTMSHREHDTVRSENSVLMHSVDLGSGQEAWRSLSCLTDSTEQSAPVHFDLSNRAKLPRGIDKIRPHIELIDNVPLLVSLFTDCTTAVTREMLHIMQDYGEVVCVLGSSANAENMSIFMQADAAVAVEPLYPQVCQKIPVLAQTRPDQGPSPVDLSRALNSIACSLSVKREDPITIFHLIMEARHYMKCLWNCVQFWLCCTVTLSFAQAISAILLLPPLLSVNQIVWLSCLIIPVLSISMIATPMDSTIMQRATGKNQCIINGQVAIFVLWCYGSKFLPTIVTVVLSQYISFLVLCPMYVTTDSKCVYIYPDLHGKDIWGGWGSKPNVMLAIQHFALAILVLHYVTISIGFVHREYSIWKKRSTNNYLWFFSAFIIICAQAAFSGHVFCQFLREEGPQIENFSLHLPLSYLISLPLVFAINELVKWQEIKLNVRYQKRARLEFGTKLGMNSPF